Genomic window (Acidobacteriota bacterium):
GCCCTCGGGGCGGGAGGGCGGGGCGTGCAGGAGCCGCTCCGCGGGGGCGGGAAGTGCGGCGGCGGCGAGCAGCGGAACCAGGAAGGCGGCACCACGAACACGCGTCATCTCACGATCCTCCAGGGTCGCGGACCGTTCCGTTCGCGACCGCCGTCGCCGCGATGGGCGCGGCCGAACGGATCCGGATCGGTTCGCGGGGGCGGTGATCCTTGTCGACCGGCGCGGCGGCGATCGCCGCCAGCGCCGGCCAGCCCGAGGCGACGTGGCCGTAGACGGTGGCGCGTCCGTCGCGCTCCGGCAGGTCGGTGAGGGCGATCAGGATTCGAGCATCCGCCTCCCCCGGCCAGACCGAGGCCGTGGCCACGGACCCGCGGCGCACGGGGAGACCCGATCCGCGCAGCGGGTAATCGAATCCGATCGCGTGGAGGTACCAGAGCCGCGACTTGCCGAGCAGGATCCTCGTCGCCGCGGTGCCTTCCGCACGGAGCCTGGCGATCAGGCCGGCCAGGCCGGGCGGCACCGGCTCGCCGCGCTCGAGCAGTTCGAGATACCGGGGGTAGATCTCCAGCTGCCACAGCAGGTCGATCTCGCGCGGCCCACCGAGGGGGCGCCGGTCGAGACCGAGGGCCCGCGGATCGATCTCGTCGGGCCATCCGGCGGGGGAGGGGACCGCTTTCGGCGCCTCGCCCGGAAGGGTTTCGGGGAGGCAGCCGAGCACGACGAACCCGCCCGCGCGCGACTCGCAGACCACCGAGCCGTCGTAGGCACCCCCGGCCGCCAGGGCCACCACGCGCGAGACCGTCCGCGGTGCCGCGTCGGCGGCGAGCTCGAGGGTCAGGCGCCCGAGGTCGGTGTCCAGAACGAGCCGGGGGTTTCCGCCCGAATCCGCCGTCGCCGCGGACCACACCGCTGCGGCCGCCATGGCCGCCCCGACGACGGACGTCCGGCGCGCCGCGCCCCTCCGGGGCGGGGCGGCCGGCTGCTCACCCGGGCGGTGCACCGTGCCCGGAAGATACGCGGGGCGGCGGGACCCTGCCAGCGCGGCGCCGGGACGGCGGCACCCTCTCCTCCGCCGGTCGCCGGCCGGAGTCCGCGCTCGCCCGACGCGCTCGGGGGGCGGGGCGGGGATCAGATGCTCCGCAGCGCGAGCACTTCCGGCGTCGTCGTCGCCGGCCCGTCATCGATCGCCCGCCATCTCCGCCGCAGGCGTTCTCGTGCCCTCTCCAGCGCCTCTCGCGCCCGATCGAGCGCCTCGCGCAACGCGCGCTCGACTTGCTCGTCCATCTCCTCCGGCGATCGCCCTCCGGCGCCCGGCGAGGATGCCCGGTCGTCACACCCGGACCCGGCCAGCTCGGCGCGCACGCTCAGCTCCTTCCCGTCGCGAAGGAGCCCGATCGTCACCTCCTCGCCCGGACGGTGCCCGGCGATGGCGCGCCGGAGTTCCCGGGCGCTCGTCACGGTGGTGCCGTCGACCGAGAGGATCAGGTCCCCCGCGGCGATCCCCGCGTGCTGCGCGGGGGAGTCGTCGATCACCTCGTTCACCAGGACACCGACACCCGGCTCCGCCCCGAATTTCGACCGCAGGGCGTCGCTCGGATCGATCGGAACCACCCCGAGGAACGCGTGCCGGCGCTCTTCGCAGTGGCCTTGCGTCCAGCCGAACATCT
Coding sequences:
- a CDS encoding PDZ domain-containing protein, whose protein sequence is MEGGTAMGRCTKALRWSRWALVAAVLAAAAIAPVVACGGERDVEAFVIGAEGEGDGAWLGVLVSPAEEGALVSGIAEGSPAARAGLEKGDVIEQVDGEPVGGPEDLARMIEARKPGERVRLLIRHEGGQTEEVEVELAEAPCAFVFRCPGGVPGLAGLAERFGRFGKMFGWTQGHCEERRHAFLGVVPIDPSDALRSKFGAEPGVGVLVNEVIDDSPAQHAGIAAGDLILSVDGTTVTSARELRRAIAGHRPGEEVTIGLLRDGKELSVRAELAGSGCDDRASSPGAGGRSPEEMDEQVERALREALDRAREALERARERLRRRWRAIDDGPATTTPEVLALRSI